DNA from Salvelinus namaycush isolate Seneca chromosome 6, SaNama_1.0, whole genome shotgun sequence:
TGGCTATCACCATGACaacctgtgtctttctctctctcccccagatcCTTGACTTTGGATTGGCCAGACAGACGGATGATGAGATGACGGGGTACGTGGCAACTCGCTGGTATCGAGCGCCAGAGATCATGCTTAACTGGATGCACTACAATCAGACAGGTACAGATCCACACTCACACAACCATAAAATGATCATAAAACCAAGATCCTCAATCCACACCATATATTACCAGACACCTAATATTACAACCAAACACATACTCTATCATCGTGCAGTTCTATCCAGAAAGAAAAATGATCTAGCTATATCTGTGCCGTTATGGATAATCATAAAATCCTGTTGTTATGACGACTGAATGTTAATGCCTCTGTTACAGTGGATATCTGGTCAGTGGGATGCATCATGGGAGAGCTGCTGAAGGGGAAGGTCCTGTTTCCCGGCAACgactgtatccttcactaacACGGACATGGCTTGAAACGGAGTGCACTACACTCCCCAACCACTCTCCAGCTCTGTTACCACCAATACTGCTCTATGGACACACATCAGCTCCTCCCAGATTTGCATCACAATCCCATCTAGAGATATAGCCTTTCTGTCTGAAGGGGAGGTGTATTGAGAGCGACTGAAAGGAAAGGAAGTTCACAATGGACTGAATTGTATTGGCTGTCACTGTACAGAGTCAAAGACTGACGCAAATAGGAATGTGATTTACTGCTTTGTATGTATGTATTGGGTCCTCAAATGTTGGAGTATGCTGTCCTGGATAAaactaacactagaacactgtTCTAGCAAAGTCAAGTATGCCTACCCTCAGTCAGTTGTTCTACCTAAAGAGTTGGTCCTGCCAACCAAATTACTTTTTCACGACCATGATGGCCCTTAATTAACCCCTCCTGATCTAAGATATCGACCAGCTAAAGAGGATTATGGAGGTGGTGGGCACCCCGACCCCTGACCTTCTACAGAAGATCTCCTCTGAACATGTGAGAagatagagaaatagagagattgGGAAAGTTGAATGGATCCTTAGCTATATCAATGCAAATTGCTTTAATGACACTGAAGATCCCCTGACATCCATTGATAGGTGTAATTGATTGACTAATTTGATGATCGATTATTCAATATTTTGCTTGTAGCATGATTGATTTCTCAATTGATGGATCAATTGGCCCTGCAATGTACTGTACACATTGTCACGTGTGTTGTTGTACATTGCTTCCTATTCATAGGCTCAGAAATATATCCAGTCTCTACCCTTCATGCCCCAGCAGGACTTAGAGAAGATATTCAGAGGAGCCAACCCAATGGGTGAGACTGAGTCATACCCGATAACTGAATATGCCTGAGGCTAATTTTAACCCAAGGCTATAGTCACCCAAGGCTATGGATTACATAATGCAGCTTTGTTAGTATTTTTCACTTTGCGCCTGCATCTTAATCTCagtctccatctttctctctgcatctccattcttctctctccctccctctccctcagctGTGGATCTACTGAAGCGCATGCTGGTTCTGGACTGTGACGGGCGTATCTCTGCCAGTGAGGCTCTCTCCCACCCTTATTTCTCCCAGTACCACGACCCGGACGACGAACCAGAGGCCCTGCCCTACGACCAGACGCTGGAGAGCAAGGACCGCACGCTAGAGGAGTGGAAAGGTGagcgagtgagcgagagagatggagggtggctGGAGTGGAGAAGGTTAAGAGGGATTCTCTTTTTTAAAGATTCAACAGTTATTTTCTGCTATGTTCTTGACCAGAACTAAAcgttctctcttcctcctcacctttTGTTCATCCCTCTTTCTTCACctcatcttctttctctctctctccatccccctatGTAGAGCTGGTGTTCGAGGAGATGAATGGAATCAAAGCGCCTGTCAGCGAGACGAGCAGTCTGCAGGTGGAACAGTGAAAGACAAACCCTGCCTCCTTCTGCTCGGTCTGTCCCGTCAGCTGAGGAAGGACCGCCGTCTTGTCTCCGTCTGTCTGCCGGCGTTGGGGAGGCGGGAGGATCCGAGAGAAAAAGAGACGGCGGGCCAATGAGAGACAACGCTGTGTCCCCTAGAGGCATGACACCCCTCCCCTTGCTCACTGTGACTGGCTATTTGACTGCCTGTCATGAGTTTTGTAAAAGGGGAGCAGGGAGAGGGGAGGTCTGGTTGAACTGATAGGGATGAGAATACGCACATTACGACGATTACAGGGAGCATGTTTTGATAGGTATATGTTTACAGTCTGTTgaagagaggtaggagagagagacagagagagaaagtagcACTAGGGTTTTCAAACCTACCTAAGGGTCCAACTGATAAATAGGCACTGGCTACAGGTCACTGGAAATCTTTGTCATAAAGATGTCAGTTTAAGTCTGCTTATAACACCTGTTATGTCATGGTAATGACAGTTTAATGACAGAGGGTTCTAGTGAATTGTTGTCAAGAATTTTCCACGCATttcgctgtctcaggcgccgctccagaatctcccgtaagtgttcagttgggtttagatctggtgactgagatggccatggcatatggtttacatcgttttcatgcacatcaaaccattcagtaacCATTCGTCCCCCTGtcgatgggggcattgtcatcctatgggggcatagccatggtggCCAAAATAATGTCCAGCCCagaatttttatacatgaccctaaacaTGTTGGGATGTTAATTAATTAACTCagaaaccacacctgtgtggaagcacctgctttcaataagATTTGTATCTCTTATTAACTCAAgagtttccattattttggcagttacctgtatgtaggCTATGCATTTGTTGCTGGTATCACCCATTTCAGATTCCACTAGGCTCTAGTCCAACAGGTTTTACTAGTCCCTGGTTCTGTTGAGAAACCCAAACCTATAGCTGAAGTTTACATCTGAACATTCAGCAGATACCATTACCCACAGTGACTCCCAGATGCATTACAATAGGTCTGAATGTTGTAGTTTCAGAGGTCTAATATTCAGCAGGTTTTAAAGGGGCGTACTGAGGTGAACGAATTACAGGGGAGTAAAATAATTCAATTTTCCTGGAATTGCAACATATACTACCCCAAGAACTACAACAACAATCATATACACAATGCCTCAATTACAGTAGAGATAATCCGAAATACTCTTTCTCGGTTGATGTTTGACTATTTACGGTCCTGTATGTGTCATGTACAAGTGTTGATATTGGAAACTTGTTGGATTTAAATAGAACTGCAAAAAAGATGAATGTATACAAAACTGTATGTTTAAAAAAACAAGTGTCTTTTCATTCTATGGTGGCATGAATTTGAACTGTAAAATTTCTGCAGTATGCATTTCCAATCAATAACCGAATGTCAACTCTGTGTGATAATGCCATGACAACTCATGACAGTTGATGTCAACCAACTCAACTCTATTACAACAGTTATTACACCATTATGCAGCATGAACATGTAAACATTTGGTTACACATATTCAGAATTATTCAAATCGATCTATTCCCTGTCTTAACGTCATGAATGCGTGCATCAATCCAGTCTTGTTTTCTCCCAAAAATGATTACATCTGTTGTGGTATGGATAAATTCCTTTACGTTTCCAAGTATCACGCAGCAGTCTATCAGCCGGTATGCAGCACTATGTCAGTGGTGAGAATCTGTCATGGGCATAGCATGTTGTGGCATTATGAAAGACCACTTTACTCCAGAGTTACAGCCTACTCATTCCTCCTCCACATGGCCAAAGTTCCATCAATACTCccagcccacacacacagtaGCTTTCCAGTGCTTTATGGGTTCCAAGTCTGAGTATACATggccttttgtgtgtgtgtcaatttgCCTTCAAGGTCCATTCTTGCATGTTTCCAACAAACATGTCTGCAGGCATCGAACTATGTCATAATCTCTCAGCCACAGAACAGAGACAGTATTATGAGAGACCACCCTTCTGATCATCATGACGACGCAtgtatcctcttcttcctcttgtCATCAATAAAAGCTCAATTCATCACCAGTTATCTTGTCATAGACTTATATAataattgtgtgtgtatgtgtgtgtgtgtggcctacaTGTACATTTTTACTTCTGAGCCTGCATAAAAACAGCATCAACACTATCATCAAAGCAGAAAGGAAGTGTAACCAAGGGAGGCCAGGAAAACACTAAAATAACTTTCATCCCTATTTTTAGGCTAGGTTAGCTCTCTTTGCTATCTCATGGCAACAGACAGCATTTTGGCAACATTCCTTGTGACTTAATTGTAAGACAATAAGGAgccagggcggcaggtagcctagctgttaagagtgttgctggttcgaatccctgagtcgactaggtgaaaaatatgccAATGTGCAATGGAGCAAGGCTCTTAACCTTAATCTGGAtgaagagcatctgctaaattactaaaatgtcaaaatGAGTCTGGACAAAGACACACCCAATAATAGCACAGGGCGACTCTAGTGTTTACCTTTTTTCCGACAAAAGCCAGAGAGGTCATGCCACCAGGCGATGGTGTTTTCACCAACGATACCATTGTGGTATAAAAAACGAGTGAGACCAGTCACTGGTTACGGTTCTTTAGTCGTGTCACTGGAGACCACTGTCGGACAACAGAACGCATTGCGCATTTGCCGAGTGATAGAGAGTGTGTAGGTGGTGGCGGCTACATGAGAGCAAGTGAACGAAGTGTCTCATGCACAACAACGGGTCATTATCCCTGAATTAAGAGTTAGCTGGGGATACATTGACCCCCATATCGAATTGGATATGTCGGTTCGCACGCGGACAGGATTTTACCGTCAGGAGGTAAACAAAACGGCATGGGAGGTTCCAGAGCGATACCGCGAGCTAAAGCAGGTGGGGACTGGCGCCTATGGGACAGTATGGTGAGTTTTATACGAGTTTAATCATCAAACATGGGTAGGCTACTCTTCGTAAATGTCGAATTTGGAGTTTGGCAATACAAACCAAGCCACAACAAGACGTGACTCGTTCTTAAAATAAGCATCGCGTTTTTTTTAGGAACTGTTCATCTCATTCATTCTTCATGTGGTTATATCAAAATGAAGTTTTGTGCAGTGGCGCGCTGGATTGTGTCCGAATTAAGTCATCAACAAACATCGGTGCTATTTGATGAATAGTGAAGACCTAACTGTTACATTATGCGGTTTATGTTTCATTCCTAAGCATAGCTTAAACGGCAGGGACTTTTGGTTTTGTGAAGTCGGGAAAAGCATAACAAAGAACCCCCATTGTCCTCATTGTTTGTTGGATTTTAGTGAGCAAGAGAAGATTTAGATTTAAGTGCATCGGCCTACAAGGCTACATCTGTTCTGGGTCTTTGCGCAATGTTTCTTGGGATATGCCTACCAAATGTTTCTACTTCAATTCCAGAAATACCCAAGAATGTCATTGTAGTAGGCCTAACCACTCGATTATAAAACATGATATTTGGATGTAAATTATTTTAAAGAAATAATTAATCAAGCATTTAATAAAACATGAGTTGGGTCCTTCTTCAGTAGGCTTCCACCAATGGCCTACATTGCTAAAATGTTTTCTTCCCTGTACCTACATTTCTTGCTGCAGCTCTGCCCAGGACCGCAGGACTGGGGTGAGGGTGGCCATCAAGAAGCTCCACAGACCcttccagtcaaagctcttcGCCAAGAGGGCCTACAGAGAGCTCCGGCTCCTCAAGCACATGAAGCACGAAAATGTGAGGGTCTTTCCTGAAATACGCACCTCATAGTTAATGAACATAAATAGAAAATGTGTCTGTTTCACACCGCTAATTAGGCCTTGTCTTAAATTGAAATGGCGCAACTCTACAGTACTGCATTTAAAACTCACTTTTAACCATAGCAAACTGTTAAAATCTTTATGGCCTAGGCTGCATGCAGAGAGCAGTGACAGTTTCTTTTTTGCACACAGTGAGACAAACACAGCTGTTCCTTATGATTGACAATTAGTCAGAAAGatcacattggtaatagtcaCATCACAACCCATAATACTAAACAGAAACACATCATATCAAGATTATAGAGATATTCATTTGAGGCAGGCACAGGTTCTGAGTCTTGATTTGAGAAGTTGAATCAGGCATTCaacttggggcggcaggtagcctagtggttagagtgttgggccagtaaccgaaaggttgctggattcaatccccaagctgacaaggtaaaaatctgtcgttctgcccctgaacaaggcagttaacccactgttcccccgtaggctgtcattgtaaataataatttgttcttaactgacttgcttagttaaataaaaatagatatattttttaaacacgtACACGTTGTAGCTCTCCTGGGCCAGGGTTGTACTTGGTGACCACTGCTTTCAGCGGTCTACTGGGTATACAGGGAGTAGGTAGAGATTAATAAGGGTACACAAGGAAAGTCTGAGAAGGAAGCCAATACATGTTGTGGAAAAATTGCCTCATAGCAACATCTACTTTAGTCAGTGGTTCAcaccagaatgacagagacacaccccgtatcacaattgtgtgtgtgtgtgtgtgtgtgtaacttcaAGTGGGAATCATTTCCTGATACTGTAATTGAGATGCATGAATATACAACAAAAATTCTCCAGTTAATCTATAATTGAGCTATTCTATTTATTTTCTGTTATTCTTTGATTGGCTTGGATTAGGTGATTGGACTGCTGGATGTGTTCACTTCCGAGATCTCATTGGACAGGTTTCATGACTTGTAAGTACCTCTTTGTCTAATACCCTTCCTGTTCATATATTGAATGTTTTTATTCATCATAAAGTTGTTTTTCTTCCTTTTCCCCTGTCATTCTCAGTTACCTGGTAATGCCATTCATGGGTACTGATCTGGGGAAACTGATGAAGATGGAGAGATTGTCACAGGACAGGGTGCAATTCCTTGTATATCAAATCCTGAAAGGACTCAAGGTTAGAGTTGCATACTTACATGCACACATTTCTAAGTATATCTTATCTCCAACATTCAAATATGATACAAagttaaggcagtttatacagaAGGTTTAAATGTTTCCCAGAATATACTTTAATACCAACCTCTTTTTCTAATTTTATGACTTTCTCTTTTCATGGTCTTTCGTGTCTCCCCACAGTATATCCACTCTGCAGGGATCATCCACAGGGTGTGTAACCCTTGACCTTTCAACTATGTGCATTGGGGTTGGGGCCCTTGCTCTTTTTCACGCCAACTGCTATTCATGCCATTTTCCATATCATAagctctttgtgtgtgtgcttgtgtgtgtttgcgtcTATCTGGCAGCATGATAATGTAATATTTCTAAATACCAACAGGATCTCAAACCTGGAAATTTGTCTGTCAACGAAGACTGTGAGCTGAAGGTACTACATATACGTATTGCTACCAGACCTGTGATAAGCACTGTGCTCTCCCTGTtcagtctcactctctctcgatTTAACTGAAAATCACTTTATTgcaatggaggctgctgaggggaggacggctcatactaatggctggaacggagcaaatagaatggcatcaaacacctggaaaccatggatTTGATACCATTCTACTATTCCGCTCatgccattaccacgagcccgtcatccccaattaaggtgccaccaacctgtgCTTTATTGTCATGAAAGGGACAATCCAATGTAGCCAAAccaattctctctctgtctgtctcagatcCTTGACTTCGGGCTGGCTCGGCAGACGGACACAGAGATGACTGGGTACGTCGTCACTCGCTGGTACAGAGCCCCCGAGGTAATCCTCAATTGGATGCACTATACCCAGACTGGTGAGTCTCTCTCATACACTTATTCGTGGCTGCCTtctttgtccacaagatggcagtacTTTCTAATGTCAAAAACAAAAACATGATTAATCATGCTATTGTATACAGAAACATATCCTAAAGTATGAGGTCCTGGAGATCTATCTCTTTGTACAATTTGTGTACAATATCTTTGTAACTGAACTCACTGGTATGGTAGCAGTTTGGTAGCAACGTGGTACTGAAAGACCATTCAATTCTATGGCAATCCTATGTATGTCTGTCATCCTCTATCATCAGTGGATATCTGGTCGGTGGGCTGCATCATGGCGGAGATGCTGCTGGGGAAGCCGCTGTTTAAAGGAAATGACCGTATCCTTTTTCAGTGTTTACTACTCTGTCTTCACCCCACACACCTACTGCAGAGAGAGCGACACTAGTATTTGTACTTATAATGATCCTGCCAGGCAAGTCAGTGGGTGCATTAGTCATAATGCACCCGCAGCATTATTTGTTATCGACCAGTCAAAGACTAGTTCTGTAAGCTTATTATGGCTAAGCATATATAGTATGAGCAGCATGTGAATGTGACTTCCTGTACCACATGAGCTATGACACTTGACCCCTGGGTGAGCACAGACCTGGACCAACTGAAAGAGATCATGAAGATCACTGGTACACCCACTGCAGACTTTGTTACGAAGCTACAAAGCCAAGATGTAAGTCATGTGGGCACTcacaatacagttgaagtcggaagtttacatacaccttagccaaatgcatttaaactcagtttttcacaattcctgacatttaatcctagtaaaaaatacCCCGTCTTAGGttcagttgggatcaccactttattttaagaatatgaaatgtccgaataatagtagagagaattatttatttcagattttatttctttcatcacatttccagtgtgTCAAGTTTATatatactcaattagtacttggtagcacaCAGTGAGACAAACACAGCTGTTCCTTATGATTGACAATTAGTCAGAAAGatcacattggtaatagtcaCATCACAACCCATAATACTAAACAGAAACACATCATATCAAGATTATAGAGATATTCATTTGAGGCAGGCACAGGTTCTGAGTCTTGATTTGAGAAGTTGAATCAGGCATTCaacttggggcggcaggtagcctagtggttagagtgtttaaatagtttatcttgggtcaaatgtttcgggtagccttccacaagcttcccacaataagttgggtgaattttggctcgtTCCTCCTggcagctggtgtaactgagtcaggtttgtaggactccttgctaGCACATGCTCTTTCAGTTAtgaccacaaattttctatgagattgaggtcagggctttgtgatgaccactccaataccttgactttgttgtccttaagccattttgccacaactttggaagtatgcttggagttattgtccatttggaagactcatttgtgaccaagctttaacttcctgactgatgtcttgagatgttgcttcaatatatccacataattttccatcctcatgatgcctctttgcttgacatcatagatggcactgagtttgaaggtaggccttgaaatacatccacaggtgcacctccaataggctaattgacataatttcagtcaatcagacgcttctaaagccatgacatcattttctggaattttccaagctgtttaaaggcacagtcaacttagtgtatgtaaacttctaacccactggaattgtgatacagtgaaataatctgtctggaaacaattgttggaaaaagtacttgtcatgaacaaagtagatgtcctaaccgatttgccaaaactatagtttgttaacaagacatttgtgtatgtaaacttccaacttcaactgtacattcagATAGTACACATTCAAAGCAAACATAGCCTACTGGCGTACATACCAACAGAATACCATATACACTCCCATGTAAATCTGCTCCTCTTCCAACAGGCCAAAAACTACATACGGAGCCTTCCCAAAGTACCAAAGAAAGATTTGCACTTTCTTTTTTCCAAAGCTAGCTCAGACGGTGAGCAGACATTCAATACTATGATGTGAACACGCAGTTAGTTGAATTTGACAGTCTATTACTAAAGGATCAAAAACAGTGGTTTACAAAACAGCAACTGTTTCTAACTATTGTCAGGAGTGTCCTTCTGACCATAACACCACTAAAGACAATGTATACCTCTGTGtggcagcggtgtgtgtgctggagCGCATGCTGTTGCTGGACCCTGAGAGGCGTGTGAGTGCGTCGGAGGCACTGGCCATGCCATTTTTCAGCGAGTTCAGAGAACCAGAGGAGGAGACTGAGGCCCAGTCCTACGATCACTCCATGGACAACACAGACCTGCccctggaacagtggaaacgtgagagatggatggatggaggaagggaagctgaagaaagagatggagagcacagggagggaggaggaagagatgggggagagagagagatgtagggggAGCTGGGGagcaggaagggagagagagatacgggcagagatggaggatggggtggcaagtagcctagaggttaagacCGTTGGGCatataactgaaaggttgctggttcgaatccccaagctggcGAGTTAGAAAATTATGCAATTCTGCCCTTGTGCAAGgcaacaactgctccctgggcGACAATGACATGGAAGTCGATTAAATGGGGAAGAtgcatttcggttgaatgcattcagttgtgcaactgactaggtgtccctTTCCCTAGGAAGAGAGTTTAAGGAAAAACATTCCTTTGCTCATTCCACACGAGAAAGATGATGAGGGAGATGGATGTGTGAAAACACATTCagctagagagaaagaaagaggaagaaAAAGCTATAGAGTCTACAGAGTAACTAATTAGTCATTTCTTGTGATAATATCTCCTACAGGTCACACATTCACAGAGATTCTGTCCTTCAGGCCTGCAGCAACAGAGACCAAGGACCCCAAAGAGACATCACTCTGAGAGTACACCCATACCTGTCAATGATTATTGTAAGGCGTTGTTGTATTGTACAGATGTAATGCGAATGCAATGTACAGAATGTAGTTTATTGATTATAAATAGATTTTCTGCCAAATAAACATTTTCAAAGATATTGTCAATCTTGTGTAATTGTGGAACTACTGTAACAGCCAACCAATGAGCCCCTGGGAAAGAAATTCTTACTTGCTTCCCCGTAAACCATGACTGTAAACAGAGTTTAGAGGGATAGTTCATCAAAATGTCATCAAATGTTCATCATAAACAAAAACCCTTTCTTGTGAGATGTTGCAAACtatcctgaacaaaaatataaacacaacatgtaaagttttggtcccatgtttcatgagctgaaataaaagatcccagaaatgttccatacgcacaaaaaaataTCTCTCAAATGGTGTgcgcacatttgtttacatccctgttagtgaacatttctccttcgccaagataatccatccccctgacagttgtggcatatcaagaagatgatttttttatccattattttaccaggtaagttgactgagaacacattctcatttacagcaacaacctggggaattgttacaggggagaggagggggatgaatgagccagttgtaaactggggattattaagtgaccgtgatggtttgagggccagattgggaatttagccaggacactggggttaacactcctacgataagtgccatgtgatctttaatgacctcagagagtcaggacacctgtttaacgtcccat
Protein-coding regions in this window:
- the LOC120049930 gene encoding mitogen-activated protein kinase 12-like yields the protein MSVRTRTGFYRQEVNKTAWEVPERYRELKQVGTGAYGTVCSAQDRRTGVRVAIKKLHRPFQSKLFAKRAYRELRLLKHMKHENVIGLLDVFTSEISLDRFHDFYLVMPFMGTDLGKLMKMERLSQDRVQFLVYQILKGLKYIHSAGIIHRDLKPGNLSVNEDCELKILDFGLARQTDTEMTGYVVTRWYRAPEVILNWMHYTQTVDIWSVGCIMAEMLLGKPLFKGNDHLDQLKEIMKITGTPTADFVTKLQSQDAKNYIRSLPKVPKKDLHFLFSKASSDAVCVLERMLLLDPERRVSASEALAMPFFSEFREPEEETEAQSYDHSMDNTDLPLEQWKRHTFTEILSFRPAATETKDPKETSL
- the LOC120049931 gene encoding mitogen-activated protein kinase 11-like gives rise to the protein MSARPGYYRQELNKTVWEVPERYQNLTPVGSGAYGSVCSAYDVRLRQKVAVKKLSRPFQSLIHSRRSYRELRLLKHMKHENVIGLLAVFSPAASLEDFHEVYLVTNLMGADLNNIVKFQRLSDEHVQFLIYQLLRGLKYIHSAGLIHRDLKPSNVAVNEDCELRILDFGLARQTDDEMTGYVATRWYRAPEIMLNWMHYNQTVDIWSVGCIMGELLKGKVLFPGNDYIDQLKRIMEVVGTPTPDLLQKISSEHAQKYIQSLPFMPQQDLEKIFRGANPMAVDLLKRMLVLDCDGRISASEALSHPYFSQYHDPDDEPEALPYDQTLESKDRTLEEWKELVFEEMNGIKAPVSETSSLQVEQ